A stretch of Schistocerca americana isolate TAMUIC-IGC-003095 chromosome 3, iqSchAmer2.1, whole genome shotgun sequence DNA encodes these proteins:
- the LOC124607362 gene encoding uncharacterized protein LOC124607362, with protein sequence MPDKSNCHSPANSGKLTPVTMVLEVSEKIGDEPQKDGPVSPHIAEQGVDVGGNNEMANSVNFQKRPFCTMEVTEVDVHTEPDADHDEETGLNDVRSDNTSEGDPMDLSSMIVLDEVGPTSSPEPEYPEKICLTVLDEVGHVDSIDENEELLRTKLLESICEKSRSAKQKEIGSESQSQKPVSRQSAIVIPKKLPSVKREKSVAKSVHNSTLRTRGAFKRSLKPAFTRRKYSSLSHRQEQGSSDRFKKQKELVSYRKPVRRSQTNNGSLQVTVAMTESKDNSTKRKIIPFDGGKAVERFVIRLDEDTDSGEDDGGKQTVSSGEHRVVHISEHANSKLQNSARSSEIFPVSGYKEDSQNSEPTALLHVEGPLACSTLGTEVVPAAKEFEESLDILLKQARSEAEARGMGEVKCVATANNPIQIHTVADNSLVPGLQRKGRTVTIRDSPLTATPLAVRFLPSSRQEEYRRLKEQLALKQRQLQTTIAKPSLQLSSTEVKGETMTVKKSTHKLIRKNVAPGGKSVMMSKVSPVVVTQGHGTIGTVSKQVNTTLMKTSQSVTNIKAVAGTASNEITRIGSPNRNIADKFRNFSLNVKISDSGTRIVEASGIKVNAQNANLRTGTSLPVIEQTDLRSNSISPVVKPPMNYSPKSIKMERTFSIKSKILDMQHSSVTLKNKNVELPSAGNLLKSPKNLIESKNSHNGGNKELLSSAAKTLSGVQKGTDKSSPEIFSVSASTSAVPAKQQPMMQKVPKDVLESTSSQANQPMRKDDKSALNRTVLEARQLEAAVRAKLQDYRNRKSTVESKKQMGNIATQVSSPMRKISVEQRKFNAGSLLNSECVKHKSVAETSSTSDQSCGKGSNSNTEPDKGSNVQLMQLENNLLKERCAVLDDMSELSNLLQQIEKEKTVESDCEDEIEQLRAKLQMAEERLLKQKKILSEMRNHAKEARQRINKRFNNYNSLVRECHRFGQKTVGGSYKVPSGCSQLLVEKVKQLSVQAKRLNSKCAKSGDETSVTESPLSGVEASDMCEISFDESQSDSPDLKTGKVKGSDSEDVNGIDMRSPVRNADQSGRTEASVESSPMENSADKKTQKCYIESELKEVTTGVKRKSSDVCSSQSKLHTPRKLQKYVSPLEHIKTDSGLGVDPNVVLCPYELSGTCHDEECPYQHQQQAIL encoded by the exons ATGCCTGACAAAAGTAACTGCCATTCACCTGCAAATTCTGGTAAACTGACTCCAGTGACAATGGTTCTGGAAGTCAGTGAGAAAATAGGTGATGAACCTCAGAAGGATGGTCCAGTTTCTCCTCACATTGCAGAGCAAGGCGTAGATGTCGGTGGAAACAATGAGATGGCAAATAGTGTAAACTTCCAGAAACGTCCTTTTTGTACGATGGAAGTGACTGAGGTGGATGTGCACACCGAGCCAGATGCGGACCATGATGAGGAGACTGGATTAAATGATGTCAGATCAGATAACACAAGTGAAGGTGATCCAATGGATTTATCATCCATGATAGTTTTGGATGAAGTAGGCCCCACTTCCTCCCCAGAACCAGAGTATCCTGAGAAGATTTGCCTAACAGTGCTTGATGAGGTGGGACATGTTGACAGTATAGATGAAAATGAAGAGCTTTTACGTACTAAATTATTGGAAAGTATATGCGAGAAGTCTAGATCAGCAAAGCAAAAAGAAATTGGCAGTGAAAGCCAGTCACAGAAGCCTGTTTCGAGACAAAGTGCAATAGTAATTCCAAAAAAGTTACCATCTGTGAAGCGTGAGAAGAGTGTGGCTAAGTCTGTACATAATTCTACGCTGAGGACAAGAGGGGCCTTCAAGCGCAGTCTGAAACCGGCATTTACTAGGAGAAAATATAGCTCTCTCAGTCATAGACAGGAACAAGGATCTTCAGATAGATTTAAAAAGCAGAAAGAGCTTGTAAGTTACAGAAAACCAGTTCGGAGATCTCAAACAAATAATGGTTCATTGCAAGTAACTGTTGCAATGACAGAAAGCAAGGACAATAGTACCAAGAGAAAGATAATCCCTTTTGATGGAGGAAAAGCTGTGGAACGATTTGTTATACGCCTTGATGAGGACACAGACAGTGGTGAAGATGATGGAGGCAAACAAACTGTGAGCAGTGGAGAACATAGGGTTGTTCATATTAGTGAACATGCAAACAGTAAATTACAGAACTCTGCTCGGTCCTCAGAAATATTTCCGGTTTCTGGCTACAAGGAAGACAGTCAAAACTCAGAACCCACTGCCTTGTTACATGTTGAGGGGCCACTCGCTTGTAGTACGTTGGGTACTGAAGTAGTTCCTGCCGCTAAAGAATTTGAAGAGAGTCTTGACATACTGCTGAAGCAGGCTAGATCAGAGGCAGAGGCACGTGGAATGGGAGAAGTAAAATGTGTTGCAACAGCAAACAATCCGATACAAATTCATACAGTGGCAGATAATTCTCTGGTGCCAGGTTTGCAACGAAAAGGCAGGACTGTTACCATAAGGGACAGCCCATTGACTGCAACTCCTTTG GCTGTTAGATTTCTTCCGTCATCACGACAAGAAGAATATAGACGTTTGAAGGAGCAGTTAGCTTTGAAGCAAAGGCAACTCCAAACTACTATTGCAAAGCCTTCACTCCAGCTTTCCAGTACTGAAGTAAAAGGGGAAACTATGACTGTGAAGAAATCAactcacaaattaatacgaaagaATGTTGCTCCTGGAGGCAAAAGTGTAATGATGTCAAAGGTTTCTCCAGTTGTGGTAACCCAAGGTCATGGCACAATAGGTACAGTCTCAAAGCAGGTGAATACTACATTAATGAAGACAAGCCAAAGCGTAACTAATATCAAGGCTGTTGCAGGAACTGCGTCAAATGAAATCACTAGAATAGGTTCACCTAACCGTAATATTGCTGATAAATttagaaatttttcattaaatgtaaaaATTAGTGACAGTGGCACTAGAATTGTAGAAGCTTCAGGAATAAAAGTAAATGCACAAAATGCTAATTTGAGAACAGGTACTAGTCTTCCTGTAATAGAGCAGACAGATCTCAGGAGTAATAGCATTTCCCCAGTTGTAAAGCCTCCAATGAACTATAGCCCTAAAAGCATAAAAATGGAGCGCACCTTTTCCATCAAGTCTAAAATTCTAGATATGCAACATAGCTCAGTTACATTGAAAAATAAGAATGTTGAATTACCTTCTGCAGGTAATCTCCTGAAGTCACCTAAGAATTTAAtagaaagcaaaaattctcacaatGGTGGAAACAAAGAACTTTTAAGTAGTGCTGCTAAAACTTTAAGTGGTGTGCAGAAAGGGACTGATAAATCTTCTCCTGAGATCTTCAGTGTCTCAGCATCCACATCAGCAGTTCCAGCTAAGCAACAACCAATGATGCAGAAAGTGCCAAAGGATGTGCTAGAGAGCACTTCCTCTCAAGCAAATCAACCAATGCGTAAGGATGATAAAAGTGCACTTAACAGAACTGTACTTGAAGCAAGACAGTTGGAAGCTGCTGTTCGTGCAAAGTTACAAGATTATAGAAACAGGAAAAGCACGGTAGAAAGCAAAAAACAAATGGGTAACATAGCTACACAAGTTTCTAGCCCTATGCGTAAAATTTCTGTGGAGCAGAGAAAATTTAATGCGGGCAGTCTCTTGAATTCTGAGTGTGTTAAACACAAAAGTGTTGCAGAAACCTCAAGTACTTCGGACCAGTCGTGTGGAAAAGGATCAAATTCCAATACAGAACCCGACAAGGGAAGCAATGTTCAGCTGATGCAGCTGGAGAATAATCTTCTTAAGGAAAG GTGTGCAGTACTGGATGATATGAGTGAACTATCGAACTTGCTGCAGCAGATAGAAAAAGAGAAAACAGTGGAAAGTGATTGTGAAGATGAGATAGAGCAACTAAGGGCTAAACTGCAGATGGCAGAAGAAAGGCTgttgaaacagaagaaaattttaaGTGAAATGCGGAACCATGCAAAAGAAGCTAGGCAGCGtataaataaaagatttaataaTTATAACTCTCTTGTGCGTGAATGTCACCGTTTTGGGCAGAAAACTGTTGGAGGATCTTACAA GGTTCCATCAGGATGTAGCCAGTTATTAGTAGAGAAAGTGAAGCAGCTGTCTGTCCAAGCTAAGAGGCTAAATTCCAAATGCGCAAAATCAGGTGATGAAACCTCAGTTACCGAAAGTCCATTGTCTGGTGTTGAAGCTAGTGATATGTGCGAGATCAGTTTTGATGAAAGTCAGTCTGACTCTCCtgacttaaagacaggaaaagtgAAAGGTTCTGATTCAGAGGATGTAAATGGTATTGACATGCGGTCTCCAGTCAGAAATGCAGATCAAAGTGGACGGACTGAAGCAAGTGTTGAGAGTAGCCCAATGGAAAATAGTGCAGATAAAAAAACTCAGAAATGTTACATCGAAAGTGAATTGAAAGAAGTGACAACTGGGGTGAAACGTAAGAGTAGTGATGTTTGTAGTTCTCAGTCAAAGCTACACACACCACGCAAGTTACAGAAATATGTTTCCCCTTTGGAACATATCAAGACTGACAG